Within the Microbacterium sp. 1S1 genome, the region TGGGGTCGCATCATCGACGGGCTCGTCGCGAAGGGGCGCCGATGAACGCCCCCCGGCTTCTGATCATCTCGTTCTCGACCATCCGTGCGGACGCGAGGCTGCTGAAGCAGATCGCCCGTCTGCGGCGTGACTTCGAGGTGCACACGGTCGGGTACGGCGACAGCCCCGACGGCGTGAGTGGTCACAGCCGCATCCCGGACGAGTTCCCGATCTGGCGCTACGACCGCGTCGCCGTGCTGACGCGCCGGTATCGGAAGGCGTACTGGTCCAATCCGGCGATCGAGGCGGCCATGTCGGCACTGCGCGGCACCGAATGGGACCTCGTGCTCGCGAATGACGTCGATGCCGTGGGCCTCGCGCTCGCGCAGCGCTCGGCGCACGGGGTGCACGCCGACCTCCACGAGTACGCCCCGCGGCAGAAGGAGGACGTGTGGAGGTGGCGTCTGTTCGTCGCGCCGTTCGTCCGCTGGATGTGCCGCACCTTCGTCGTCCGCGCCGACTCCGTGACGACCGTCGGGCAGGGCATCGCCGAGGAGTATGCACGCCGGTACGGCATCCGCGCCGGAGTGGTGACGAACGCGGCGCCGTATGCGGACCTCGCGCCGCACCCGGTCGCGGCGCCGATCCGCCTGGTGCACTCGGGCGCGGCCCTGCGCGACCGCAACATCGTGGCGATCATCGACGCTGCCGAAGCGACGTCGGCCGACGTCCGTCTCGCCCTCTACCTCACGCCGAACGATCCGGGCTTCCTGGAGGAGGTGCGGGCGCGGGCGGCCGCGTCCGAGCGCGTCGAGCTGTACGAGCCCGTGCCGTACGCCGAGCTCTCCCGGACCCTCAACGCCCACGACGTCGGGGTCCACCTCCTCCCTCCCGTGAACTTCAACAACACCTGGGCTCTGCCGAACAAGTTCTTCGACTATGTGCAGGCGCGGCTCGGCGTGATCATCGGGCCCTCACCGGAGATGGCCCGGGTGCTGGAGGAACGAGGCTTCGGCGCGGTGGCGGACGGCTTCGACGCCGCGGCGCTCACCCGACTCCTCGACGGGCTCGACCCGGAGAGGGTGCTCGCCTGGAAGCGGGCCTCCGACGAATCGGCACGCGAGCTCTCCGGCGAGGAGCAGGTCGAGCGCTGGGCGGACGCCCTGGCCGCCCTGATGGATGCCCCCGCCCCGCGGAGGCGATGATGACTCGGTTGGTCCTGTTCACCAACGACTACCCCTATCGTGCCGGGGACGTGGTGTTCGTCGAGAAGGAGATCGGAGCGCTCACGGAGCGGTTCGACGATGTCGTGGTGTTCTGTCACGCGCGAGACACGAGCGGGGGCATGGTCGATCTCCCGCCCGGCGTCCGTTTCGGGGGGAACCTCTTCGAACCGGCGCCCGAGGACGCGCCGCGGAAGCTGATCGAACCCGCCCCCGTCCTTCTGCTGCTGCAGGCCGCGTGGCGGGAGCTCTGGAGCGGCCGGCTGCTGCGCAACGCGCGGCTCTTCGCCATGGGGGCGAAGGTCGGGATGACACAGGCGCACCGCACCGCCGTCCGCGAGGCCATCGCCGGAGACCCCGACACCGTGGCGTACGCCTTCTGGGCGATGGGCGGAGGTCTCGCCCTGCCGTGGCTCCGCGGCGTGTCGGCACGCGTCGTGCGGGTCCATCGCTACGACCTCTATGAGGAGCGGGCGATCGGGGGCTACCTGCCGTTCCGTCCCTTCCTCTTCGCGCGTGCCGACCGGGTGCTGGCCATCTCCGAGGACGCCGCACAGTACCTCGACCGCCGGTATCCGCAGGTCGCGGGGAAGGTGCGGTTGAGCAGGCTCGGTGCCTACGGCCCCGATCGGGCGCCCGACCGTCAGCCGGATTCCACGCGCACCATCGTGTCGTGCTCGGCGGTGAGCGAGGTCAAGAGGGTCGACCGGATCCTCGAGGCGGTCCGCGAGCTGCACGCCCTCGACCCCTCCCGCCCGGTGCGATGGGTGCACTTCGGTGACGGGCCGCTCATGCCGCAACTGCGGGACAGTGCCCGCTCCCTTCCCTCCGGCGTCGACGTGGAGCTGCGCGGGCAGGTTCCGAACGCGGAGGTCGCTGCCTTCTACGAGACCGGAGCGGCGGATCTCTTCGTCAACCTGTCCGCATCCGAGGGGGTGCCGGTGAGCATCATGGAGGCGATCGCCTACGACGTCCCCGTCGTCGCGACAGCCGTCGGAGGGACCCCGGAGATCGTGGGTCCCGCGCTGCGGACGGGGGAGCTGGTCGATGCGGACGCGTCTCCCGGCACCGTCGCCACCGCGTTCGCCGCGGTCCTCGAGGCCTCATCGGGCAGCTACGCGCCGCGCGAGCGGTGGGAGTCGGAGTACGACGCGCGCCGCACGGGTGCGCGAGCCGCGGAGCTGGTGAGCTCGGCGTCCGGTGGGCGCCGACGCCGGCACCCACGATCCTGATAGCGTCGTCCCGTGAAGGTTCTGGTCGTGACGCCCTGGCTTCCCACCGCGGGCCGACCCGAGACCGGTATCTTCGTGCTGCGCGACATCGAGATGCTGCGGGCCGCTCACGACGTGGAAGTGATCCACCTCTCCGCCGACGGCGAGCCGGCAGCCGTCGACTTCCCCGTCACGGCCGTGCCGATGTCGACGACCGATCCGCGGAGCATCCGACGAGCGGGGGCGCTCATCGCCGCGCGTGCGGCCCAGGCGGACCTCGTGCACTCCATGGCGGCGTCGGCGCTGCTGCCCTTCCTCGGACGATCCGTCGAGCGGCCGTGGGTCCACACCGAGCACTGGTCGGCCCTCCTCGCACCCGACACGGCGCCTCGCTCCGCACGCGCGTCCCTTCCGCTGGTGCGAGCCGTCCTTCGGCGCCCCGATGTGGTGATCGCCGTGGGCAACGACCTGGCGAAGGCGATCGGCCGCACACGACGGGGACGCACCGTCGTCATCCCCAATGCCGTGCCGCGTCCGGCCACGGTGCACGCGTGGCCTGACGGCAGCGCGCTCACTCTGGTGGGGGTCGGTGGCCTGATCGCGCGCAAGGGCCCGGACGTCGCGGTGCGCACGGTCGCCGCGCTCCGCGACCGGGGCGAGGACGCGCGACTCCTCTGGGCAGGCGACGGACCGATGCGGGAGCCGCTGCTGTCCCTTGCGGCGCAGCTCGGCATCTCGGAGCACGTGGAGCTGCGGGGGAGGATCTCGCCCGCGCAGGTGGAGGGACTCCTGGCCGAGGCGGACGTCTTCATCTCGCCCACCCGCATGGAGACTTTCGGTGTGGCGATCGCCGAGGCCCTCGTAGCGGGGCGTCCGGTGGTGGTCTCGGCATCCGGAGAGCAGGCTTCCTTCGTCTCGGAACCGGACGGCGTGCTGGTCGACGAGTGGTCGGCCGACGCCTACGCCGATGCCGTGCAGCGTGTGCTGGCGCTCAATCGCGCGCGCTCGGCGGACGACGTCGCCGCGACCGCGGCCGCTGTGTTCGACCCCCAGGAGCGGCGCGCGGCGACGCACGCGGCCTACCTCGCCGCCGTCGACGGCAACCCGGAACCCCTGCCGCAGGATGTGGAGGTCGTCGTCGCCGCACATGATCCCCGGCGCGACGTCGCGCGTGCGGTCTCGTCCGTCCTCTCGTCACGCAGCGTCCGCACTGTCCACGTTGTCTGCCACAACGTCGATGAGGCAGACATCCGGCGGGCGGCGGGCGCGGCGGCCGGCGACCCCCGGGTGCGATTCGTGGAGCTCCGAGACGACGTGCGCAGTCCGGCGGGACCGTTCAACGTCGGCCTCGCCGCGGTGACGGGAGCCTACGTCGCGGTGATGGGGTCGGACGACGAGATGACGGTCGGAGCTGTCGACGCGTGGCGCCGGACGGCGCAGCGGGATGGGGCCGACGTCGTCATCGCGCCGCTACGGCACGCTGGCGGACGTCGGGTGCCCACGCCGCCGTCGCTCCGTCGTCGCGGACTGCGCGGTCGCCGCGATCGCCTGGCCTATCGCACGGCGCCGCTCGGTCTCGTCGCAACGGACCGCTTCGGCGACCTCCGGTTCACCGAGGGCCTCGCGACGGGGGAGGATCTGGAGTTCGGTGTGCGCCTGTGGTTCTCCGGTGCTCGCATCAGCCGGCACGCCGGGGCGGGCGAGTATCTGATCCACGACGGGGCGGAGCGGGTCACGTTCGCCGTCCGACCCGTCCGCGAGGAGCTGGAAGCCGTGCGGCGGCTCCTGGACGCGCCGTTCGCCCGCAGGCTCTCCGCCGGGGACCGCGAGGCGATCGCGGTCAAGCTCTGGCGGGTGACCCTCTTCGGCGCCGTCCACTATCGCGCGGGTGCGTGGAGTCCGGCCGATCGCGAAGCCGTGCGGGAGATCGCAGGGGCGCTGAGATCGTTCTCGCCGGGGGCGGTGGAGGTGCTGTCCCTGGCCGACCGCGCTCTCGTCGCGGGGCTGCAGGATCCGGCCACCTCCGACGCCGACCTCGACGACCTCTCCCGGCAGCGCCGGCGATTCCTCTCCCCGCGAGCGTTGCTTCCCGCCCTGCTGCGTCGGGTTCTCGCGCGGGAAGCGCCCTTGCGTTTCAGTGCAGCGACTTGGTGGGCGGGGCGGCGATGACCGTCCGTCCACGTCTTCCGTAGACTTGCCTGTTGTGAAGATCGTCAGCGTCGTCGGCGCCCGCCCCCAGTTCGTCAAGCTCGCGCCCATCCACAAGGCGTTCCTGGCCGCAGGTGTGGAGCACGTGATCGTGCACACCGGCCAGCATTACGATCCGATGCTCTCGGATGTCTTCTTCGACGACCTCGGGATCGGCGCCCCCGACGTCCACCTCGGAGTGGGCAGCGGCTCCCACGGCGTCCAGACCGGGGCCATGCTCGCATCGCTGGACGCGGTCTTCGACGAGCATCGACCGGACTGGGTGCTCGTCTACGGCGATACCAACTCCACGGTCGCGGCCGCCCTCAGCGCGGTGAAGATGCATATCCCCGTGGCACACCTCGAAGCGGGGCTCCGGAGCTTCAACCGGCGGATGCCGGAGGAGCACAATCGCGTGCTCACGGATCACGCGGCCGATCTCCTACTCGCGCCGACGCAGCTCGCCGTCGACCATCTCTCCGCGGAGGGCCTCGCTGAGCGCACCGTGCTCGTCGGCGATGTGATGACCGACGTCCTGTTCGCCGTCCGCGACGAGGTCTCCTCCCGTCCGTCCCCGCTCGTCGAGGAACTCGGGCTTCCGGTCGGCGGCCACTACCTCGCCACGATCCACCGCGCGGAGAACACGGACGATCCGGCGCGACTCGCCGAGGTGGCCGCAGGCCTCGGCGCCCTGGATCGACCGGTCGTCCTTCTCGCCCACCCGCGCGTCCTCGCGAAGGCGGAGGCGCACGGCATCGCACTCGCGCAGGGAGCGCTGCTCGTCCATCCGCCGCTGGCCTATCCCGATCTCGTCGCCGCGATGCTCTCCAGCGCCGGAGTGGTGACCGACTCCGGCGGCCTGCAGAAGGAGGCGTTCCTCCTGGGCGTGCCGTGCACCACCGTCCGCACCGAGACGGAATGGGTGGAGACCGTCGAGCTCGGGTGGAACGTCCTCGCGCAGAATGCAGGTGAGATCGCCGGGGGAGTGACGCGACCTCGACCGGAGCCCACCGACGCGGCGCCCTACGGCGACGGTCATGCTGCCGAGCGCGTCGTACAGGTCCTCCGGGACCGGATGTGACGTCGGGGCCGCCCGCGGTCTCGCCCGAGTCGCGGGATCGTCGCCGTCCCGCGGCATCGGGGCGCGTCTGGTCCCTCGACGCTCTGCGGATCGTCTCGGTGATCGGGGTCGTCGCGATCCATGTCTTCGCGGGGATGGTGGCCAACCCGCAGGTACGCGGCTCGGCCGGCTGGTGGGGCGCCGTGGTCGCCGACATCGGCTTCGTCTGGGTGGTCCCGGTCTTCGTCATGATCTCCGGTGCCCTCGTGCTCGCACCGCAGCAGCACGCGGCCGGACCGGGGGCGTTCTACCGGAAGCGGCTTCCCCGCCTTCTCACCGCCCTCATCTTCTGGTCCCTCCTCTACTTCCTCCTCGTCCGCACGCTCTTCTCGCAGATCCGGCCGACGCGCCTCGACGTCGCCCGGTTCGTGCTGGACGGGCAGCCCTACACCCACCTGTACTTCCTGTGGCTCATCATCGGCCTCTACGTCGTCGCGCCGGTCCTCGCCTCGTTCCTCGAAGGGGGCGGGCAGCGGCGGGCTCTCGTCTTCGCCGCCGTGGTCCTCGGCGCGACCGTCATCACCGGGATGTCGTCGAGTGTCCTGACCGCGATGGGGGATGACAGCCCGCTGGTCCTGCTCGCGCTGACGCAATGGCTGCCGTACGCCGGCTATTTCCTGGCAGGGTGGGCTCTCCGAACGGTGCGGTTGTCCGGGTGGCGCCTCGCCGTGGCCGCGGCGTTCACGCTCCTCGCCGTGGCCGTGTCCATCGTGCAGTACGGGGCCCGCCCTGCGGTGCCACTGGTCGATGCGGTCCTCCCGCTGAGCTACTTCGGTCCCGTTGTGGCGGTGGCCTCTCTCGGGGTCTTCGTCTGCGCCACCAGCATGCTGAGCCGGTGGCGGCCCGGCCCGCGTGTGCAGCGCATGGTGCGCGAACTGTCGGACTGTGCCTTCGGCGTCTTCCTCGTGCACTTCGCGATCATGGTCCTGCTGCGTGGTGTCCCGCCTTTCGACGCCGCAGTCGGGTCGCTCACCCTCTCGGTGCTCGAGTGGGTGCTCGTCCTGGGAATCTCCTTCCTCGTCGTCTCCCTCATGCGGAAGGTCCCGGGCCTGCGACGAGTCGTCTGACGACGCCCCTAGACTGGGGGTCATGCGTATCGCCGTCGTGGCCCTCGGAAAGATCGGGCTCCCTCTCGCCGTCCAGTTCGCCTCTTCCGGTCACGATGTGGTCGGCGTCGACGTCAACCAGAAGGCGGTCGATCTGATCAACGCCGCGCAGGAGCCGTTCCCCGGCGAAGCGGAGCTGCAGGAGCGTCTCGAGGAACTGATCCCCGCCGGCCGCCTTCGCGCCACGACCGACTATGCCGACGCCATTCCCGCAGCTGACGCCGTCGTCCTGGTCGCCCCTGTCTTCGTGAACGACGAGACCTGGGAACCCGACTTCAAGTACATGGACGCCGCGACGCGCTCGCTCGCCGAGCACCTGACGCCCGGGACCCTCGTGTCGTACGAGACCACGCTGCCCGTCGGCACGACGCGGAACCGCTGGAAGCCGATGCTCGAGGAGGGGTCCGGGCTGAAGGAAGGCGAGGACTTCTTCCTCGCCTACTCTCCGGAGCGCGTCCTGACGGGGAGGGTCTTCGCGGACCTCCGCAAATACCCCAAGCTCATCGGAGCGCTCTCCGACGAGGGCAACCGACGTGCTCGCGAGTTCTACGAGGCCGTCCTGCAGTTCGACGAGCGGCCCGACCTGGCCCAGCCGAACGGGGTGTGGGACCTGGGGAGCACCGAAGCCTCCGAGATGGCCAAGCTGGCGGAGACGACGTACCGCGACGTGAACATCGGCCTCGCGAACCAGTTCGGCCTGTTCGCCGCGTCCCACGGCATCGACGTGTACAAGGTGATCGAAGCCTGCAACTCGCAGCCCTACAGCCACATCCACCGCCCCGGTATCGCCGTCGGTGGTCACTGCATCCCGGTCTACCCCCGCCTGTATCTGTCCACGGACCCGGATGCGGACATCGTCCGCGTGGCGCGACAGCTCAACGCATCGATGCCCGAGCGTTTGGTGGCACAGGCCGAGGGCATCCTCGGCGACCTCAGCGGTCAGCGGGCCGTCGTTCTCGGGGCGGCTTACCGCGGAGGCGTCAAGGAGACGGCCTTCTCGGGAGTCTTCCCCACGGTCAAGGCTCTCCAGGACCGCGGAGCCGACGTCGTGGTGCACGACCCGCTCTACAGCGACGATGAGCTGCGCAACCTCGGCTTCGAGCCGTACGCCCTCGGCGGCGCGGTCGACCTCGCCATCCTGCAGACCGACCATGCCGACTACAGGGAACTGACGCCCGCGCAGCTCCCCGGCGTGAAGCTGATCGTCGACGGCCGCGCGGCAACCGACCCGGCGCTGTGGGCGGGCACGCCTCGCATCGTCGTCGGCACCGCGGCCTCGACCGGGCGGGAGCGCCCGCGACACCGCTGCGTCGCGGACGCTCCCGTCGATCAACCGATCGCGTTCGCGATGCGCTCCTGAACGGCGTCGCTGACGACCGCGGGGCCGCCGAGCACGACGACTCGAACGGGATCCAGTCGCTCGATCTCGGCAATCGTCGCGTCGCTGATCTCGGTCGGGGCGGTCAGGAGAACAGGTCCTCCCAGCGCGCCAGCCGCTGCGGCGCCGGCGAGAGCGTCGGCGAAGTTCTGTCCGCTCGCGACGTACACGACGGGCACACGCGGAGCCGTGAAGGTGCGGCGCGAGATATCGACGGCCGTGTCATACCGGCTCGCACCGGACAGTCGCTGGACGGAGGTGATGGAGCCCTGAGAGGCGAGCCGCGCCTGGTTGACGACGGCCTGGCTGACGGCTCCGCTCCCTCCGAGGACCACGAGCCTCGACGGCTGCAGGTAGCCGAGATACGCGGCGGTCTCCGGGGGGAGGGCGTTCTGCTTGGTGAGCAGCACTGGCGCGCCCTCGTGCCCTGCCGCCGCGGCGCCGGCCAGGGCATCCGGGAAGTTCATGCCGTTCGCGAGGTACACCGTGTCGGTGGACTCCCACAGCGTCGACAGGATGCCGGCCGTCTGATATCGCGTCGAGCCGGCAGCGCGCTCCCAGCTCACGGTCGCGTAGGGCGCGAGCGTGTTGAGGACGGAATCGCCGACGACGGCCGTTCCGCCGGCGGCGAAGAGGTACTCGGGCTTCAGTGCCGCGACCTCGTTCACCGTCGCCGTGCTCACGCTGTTCGGTCGAGTGAGCAGGACCGGGCCGCCGAAAGAGCCTGCGGCCGCTGCGGCGGCGAGGGCATCGGGGAAGTTCATGCCGTTGGCGATGAACGTCACGGGAACACCTTCGTACGGGAAGGCGCTCTCGGAGACGCGCACCGCGGTCTCGAAGCGGTCCGCACCGAACTGCCGCTCCACGGAGGAATGAGTCGTCGTGAACGACTGGGTGGGGGAGAAGTCCCCGGTTCCGAGCGCATTGACCGCCGCCGCGCGGAAGCCGTACGCCGTGTCCGGATCGAGACTCGTGAGCGTGACGCCGAGAGTCGGGACGTCGGTGACGACCTCGTCGATCACGGTCCCGCCGACGAGGAGCTGCAGGTGGTAACCCGTGATGGCTGAGCCATTGTCCGCCGGTGCGGACCACGTGGCGCGTGCTCCGGTGGAGGTCACCTCGGAGATCGAGACGCTGTCGACAGGGGACGGTGAGGTGGCGGCGGCCAGCGCTCTCGCCTCCGGGGACCGCACGGCCGGAGCGACGGACTCGTCCGGGCGGAAGTGAGATCCGGCTGTCGGCGGAGTGGCGTCGGCCTGATCGAGCTGCGGAAGCTCGGGGTCATCCGCAGCTACCGCTGAGAGCGGGGCGGCGAGGGCGAGGGCGAGGACGGTCGCGGCGACGGCGGCGCGACCAGGTGAGCGTGTTCTCAAGGAGTCATCGTTTCTCTTCGTGGCGTCCGGAGAGCCCGGCGGCCGTGGCGTGATCCTATCGTGCGGCCAGGGACGCTGTGGGGGACGCGGACGCCGGTGATCACAGCTTCGAACGGCGATAGCCGGCGCTCTGCGCCGCGGCCTCGGTGCGGAAGCACTCCTCGGGGTTCGTGGCGGCATAGAAGCGCCCTCCGGGGAGGTGGTAGATCTTCTCCTTGGCGCCGACGTTCCCCTTGATCGGCGCCCAACTCGGACAGTTCCAACTATCGATCGGGGTCGTGCTGGCGGGGTATGTGACGGCCGCCGTCCGGCTCGAGAGTACCGATGCCGCGACGTAGCCCGGCTGGGAGCCCGTGACGCGCACAGAGATCTGTCTGCCGGCGTGCGCCGCCGTCAGCGGGAGCCGTGCGCCCGTCGCTCCCGGCAGGGGGCTGCCGTTCGCCAGCCACTGATACTGGAACGACGTCCCGGCCGTCCACGTTCCGACGTTTGCCGTGAGGGACCCGGTGACGCGCGCGGTACCGGAGATGCTGGGAACCCCGGTCGTGAGGCAGCCCATGTTGGCGGCCGCCTGCGCGCCCACGACCGCCACCCCGCCGAGCGCCACCGTGCTGGGGGCTCCCAGTCGCTGCAGCGACAGGTGCGCGGATTCCGGAACGCATCCGGCGTTCGTGACGTAGACCGGGCTCTTGGTTCGCCCGGCCAGTGCAGCGCCGGCCAGCGCGTCCGGGAAGTTCTGCCCGGTGGCGAGGAAGGCCGCGGACGCCGAGCCGGGAGCGAAGAACGAGTCGTTGATGAGCGCGGCCGTGTCGAACCGGCCCGCGCCGCCCAGGCGTCGGACGTCGTGCGTGTTCGCGAGTTCGCTCTCGATGCCCCCCGATACGGCTCCGGTGCCCCCCACGATCGTGACCGCCGAGACGCCCAGAGCGGCGAGGAGGTCCCGGGTCTCCGCCGGCAGCGAATTCCGTGTGCCGTCGACGAGGATGACGGGCGCGGAGATCGCGCCGGCGGCTCCCGTCGCGGCGAGCGCGTCCGGGAAGGTCCGTCCCGTCGCGATGAAGGCATGAGCGGCCTGCGGGAAGACCCGGCGGACGAGCGCGTTCCCCGTCTCGTAACGGCTGGAGCCCCCGAGGCGCTCCACAGGGGCGATCGCCCCCAGCGCCCGTTCTACGGCGCTGCCGACGGCGCCCTCCGATCCGGCGATGAAGATGGTGGATGGGTTCAGCCGAGCGATCTCCGCGCGCACTGCGGTCGGTAGTGCCGACCCCGGCGTCAGCAGCAGAGGTGCCCCGAGGCGCGCGGCGGCCGCTGCGGCGGAAAGGGCGTCGGGGAAGTTCGCTCCCGTCGCGACGAAGACCGCATCCGTGCCGGGGGCGTACTTCTTCGACACGGCGATCGCCGTGTCGTACCGGTCGCTGCCTGCGAGCCGGGAGACGCCGGCGGGGAAGGTGATGTCGGCGACGGCTCCCGTTGCGACGGGTCGCACGGAGTCGGCCGAGGCGCTCGTCGTGGTGAGCAGGGACAGAGCGAGGACGACAGCCGTGAGGGCTGCGGGCACCGCACGTCGGAACATGGGAACTCCATCTCGGAAGGGCTGCGGTGTCCCCGCATCTCGCTCAGCGTAGTGGGAGCGACGGACGAACGGCGGTGCGACGAGGGGACAAAGGGTGGGCGTGCGCTCCTGTGTGGCACGGGCTCCCAGGCGGGCGCCGATACGATGGAGCACATGGATCTTCTCGTCGTCGGGTCGGGTTTCTTCGGCCTCACCATCGCCGAGCGTGCCGCGGAAGCAGGCCGTAAGGTGACCGTCATCGACCGCCGCTCGCACATCGGCGGCAACGCCTACAGCGAGGCGGAACCCGAGACCGGGATCGAGGTGCACCGCTACGGGGCTCACCTGTTCCACACGTCGAACGCGACGGTGTGGGAGTACGTCAACCGCTTCACGTCGTTCACGAACTACGTGCACCGCGTCTACACGACCCACAAGGGCGTGGTTTTCCCGATGCCGGTGAACCTGGGGACCATCAACCAGTTCTTCCAGGCCGCGTACACGCCGGACGAGGCCCGTGCGCTCGTCAAGGAGCAGGCGGGCGAGTTCGACGTGAAGTCCGCGACGAACTTCGAGGAGAAGGGCATCGCGCTCGTCGGACGCCCCCTCTTCGAGGCGTTCTTCCGCGACTACACCGCGAAGCAGTGGCAGACCGACCCGCAGAAGCTGTCCGGCGACATCATCAGCCGGCTCCCCGTGCGCTACACGTACGACAACCGCTACTTCAACGACACGTGGGAGGGCCTGCCCACCGATGGCTACACCGCGTGGCTTGAGCGCATGGCCGACCACCCCAACATCGAGGTGAAGCTGGACGTCGACTACTTCGACGAGTCCCAGCCGCTGAACAAGAAGGCCACCGTCGG harbors:
- a CDS encoding nucleotide sugar dehydrogenase, translating into MRIAVVALGKIGLPLAVQFASSGHDVVGVDVNQKAVDLINAAQEPFPGEAELQERLEELIPAGRLRATTDYADAIPAADAVVLVAPVFVNDETWEPDFKYMDAATRSLAEHLTPGTLVSYETTLPVGTTRNRWKPMLEEGSGLKEGEDFFLAYSPERVLTGRVFADLRKYPKLIGALSDEGNRRAREFYEAVLQFDERPDLAQPNGVWDLGSTEASEMAKLAETTYRDVNIGLANQFGLFAASHGIDVYKVIEACNSQPYSHIHRPGIAVGGHCIPVYPRLYLSTDPDADIVRVARQLNASMPERLVAQAEGILGDLSGQRAVVLGAAYRGGVKETAFSGVFPTVKALQDRGADVVVHDPLYSDDELRNLGFEPYALGGAVDLAILQTDHADYRELTPAQLPGVKLIVDGRAATDPALWAGTPRIVVGTAASTGRERPRHRCVADAPVDQPIAFAMRS
- a CDS encoding acyltransferase is translated as MTSGPPAVSPESRDRRRPAASGRVWSLDALRIVSVIGVVAIHVFAGMVANPQVRGSAGWWGAVVADIGFVWVVPVFVMISGALVLAPQQHAAGPGAFYRKRLPRLLTALIFWSLLYFLLVRTLFSQIRPTRLDVARFVLDGQPYTHLYFLWLIIGLYVVAPVLASFLEGGGQRRALVFAAVVLGATVITGMSSSVLTAMGDDSPLVLLALTQWLPYAGYFLAGWALRTVRLSGWRLAVAAAFTLLAVAVSIVQYGARPAVPLVDAVLPLSYFGPVVAVASLGVFVCATSMLSRWRPGPRVQRMVRELSDCAFGVFLVHFAIMVLLRGVPPFDAAVGSLTLSVLEWVLVLGISFLVVSLMRKVPGLRRVV
- a CDS encoding glycosyltransferase gives rise to the protein MNAPRLLIISFSTIRADARLLKQIARLRRDFEVHTVGYGDSPDGVSGHSRIPDEFPIWRYDRVAVLTRRYRKAYWSNPAIEAAMSALRGTEWDLVLANDVDAVGLALAQRSAHGVHADLHEYAPRQKEDVWRWRLFVAPFVRWMCRTFVVRADSVTTVGQGIAEEYARRYGIRAGVVTNAAPYADLAPHPVAAPIRLVHSGAALRDRNIVAIIDAAEATSADVRLALYLTPNDPGFLEEVRARAAASERVELYEPVPYAELSRTLNAHDVGVHLLPPVNFNNTWALPNKFFDYVQARLGVIIGPSPEMARVLEERGFGAVADGFDAAALTRLLDGLDPERVLAWKRASDESARELSGEEQVERWADALAALMDAPAPRRR
- a CDS encoding cell wall-binding repeat-containing protein gives rise to the protein MRSPEARALAAATSPSPVDSVSISEVTSTGARATWSAPADNGSAITGYHLQLLVGGTVIDEVVTDVPTLGVTLTSLDPDTAYGFRAAAVNALGTGDFSPTQSFTTTHSSVERQFGADRFETAVRVSESAFPYEGVPVTFIANGMNFPDALAAAAAAGSFGGPVLLTRPNSVSTATVNEVAALKPEYLFAAGGTAVVGDSVLNTLAPYATVSWERAAGSTRYQTAGILSTLWESTDTVYLANGMNFPDALAGAAAAGHEGAPVLLTKQNALPPETAAYLGYLQPSRLVVLGGSGAVSQAVVNQARLASQGSITSVQRLSGASRYDTAVDISRRTFTAPRVPVVYVASGQNFADALAGAAAAGALGGPVLLTAPTEISDATIAEIERLDPVRVVVLGGPAVVSDAVQERIANAIG
- the wecB gene encoding non-hydrolyzing UDP-N-acetylglucosamine 2-epimerase — translated: MKIVSVVGARPQFVKLAPIHKAFLAAGVEHVIVHTGQHYDPMLSDVFFDDLGIGAPDVHLGVGSGSHGVQTGAMLASLDAVFDEHRPDWVLVYGDTNSTVAAALSAVKMHIPVAHLEAGLRSFNRRMPEEHNRVLTDHAADLLLAPTQLAVDHLSAEGLAERTVLVGDVMTDVLFAVRDEVSSRPSPLVEELGLPVGGHYLATIHRAENTDDPARLAEVAAGLGALDRPVVLLAHPRVLAKAEAHGIALAQGALLVHPPLAYPDLVAAMLSSAGVVTDSGGLQKEAFLLGVPCTTVRTETEWVETVELGWNVLAQNAGEIAGGVTRPRPEPTDAAPYGDGHAAERVVQVLRDRM
- a CDS encoding glycosyltransferase family 4 protein, which codes for MKVLVVTPWLPTAGRPETGIFVLRDIEMLRAAHDVEVIHLSADGEPAAVDFPVTAVPMSTTDPRSIRRAGALIAARAAQADLVHSMAASALLPFLGRSVERPWVHTEHWSALLAPDTAPRSARASLPLVRAVLRRPDVVIAVGNDLAKAIGRTRRGRTVVIPNAVPRPATVHAWPDGSALTLVGVGGLIARKGPDVAVRTVAALRDRGEDARLLWAGDGPMREPLLSLAAQLGISEHVELRGRISPAQVEGLLAEADVFISPTRMETFGVAIAEALVAGRPVVVSASGEQASFVSEPDGVLVDEWSADAYADAVQRVLALNRARSADDVAATAAAVFDPQERRAATHAAYLAAVDGNPEPLPQDVEVVVAAHDPRRDVARAVSSVLSSRSVRTVHVVCHNVDEADIRRAAGAAAGDPRVRFVELRDDVRSPAGPFNVGLAAVTGAYVAVMGSDDEMTVGAVDAWRRTAQRDGADVVIAPLRHAGGRRVPTPPSLRRRGLRGRRDRLAYRTAPLGLVATDRFGDLRFTEGLATGEDLEFGVRLWFSGARISRHAGAGEYLIHDGAERVTFAVRPVREELEAVRRLLDAPFARRLSAGDREAIAVKLWRVTLFGAVHYRAGAWSPADREAVREIAGALRSFSPGAVEVLSLADRALVAGLQDPATSDADLDDLSRQRRRFLSPRALLPALLRRVLAREAPLRFSAATWWAGRR
- a CDS encoding glycosyltransferase encodes the protein MTRLVLFTNDYPYRAGDVVFVEKEIGALTERFDDVVVFCHARDTSGGMVDLPPGVRFGGNLFEPAPEDAPRKLIEPAPVLLLLQAAWRELWSGRLLRNARLFAMGAKVGMTQAHRTAVREAIAGDPDTVAYAFWAMGGGLALPWLRGVSARVVRVHRYDLYEERAIGGYLPFRPFLFARADRVLAISEDAAQYLDRRYPQVAGKVRLSRLGAYGPDRAPDRQPDSTRTIVSCSAVSEVKRVDRILEAVRELHALDPSRPVRWVHFGDGPLMPQLRDSARSLPSGVDVELRGQVPNAEVAAFYETGAADLFVNLSASEGVPVSIMEAIAYDVPVVATAVGGTPEIVGPALRTGELVDADASPGTVATAFAAVLEASSGSYAPRERWESEYDARRTGARAAELVSSASGGRRRRHPRS